The following coding sequences are from one Humulus lupulus chromosome X, drHumLupu1.1, whole genome shotgun sequence window:
- the LOC133804205 gene encoding peroxidase 9, translated as MAFLSKVTLGLVVITFLSATLNHAHPGFNFDWGGHGGISGGYFGLFPEYYQSSCPQVDDIVISVLEKAIAREPRMAASLLRLHFHDCFVQGCDASVLLDDSATIASEKRSVPNKNSIRGFEVIDEIKAKLEEACPHTVSCADILALAARGSTVLSGGPNWVLPLGRRDSRTASLRGANKNIPPPNSTLLNLVTFFKRQGLDEVDLVALSGAHTIGVARCTSFKQRLYNQNGNNQPDASLEKTYYYGLKSVCPRSGGDNNISPLDFASPVRFDNTYFKLILWGKGLLTSDEVLWTGNDRKTMELVKSYAANEGLFFQHFAKSMVKMGNITPLTGFNGEVRKNCCRIN; from the exons ATGGCTTTCTTATCCAAAGTAACGCTTGGTCTTGTGGTCATCACTTTTCTCTCGGCCACACTCAACCATGCTCACCCTGGTTTCAACTTCGATTGGGGAGGACATGGAGGAATATcaggagggtattttggtcttttccctgAATACTATCAGTCTTCATGTCCTCAAGTTGATGACATTGTCATCTCTGTCTTGGAGAAGGCCATTGCAAGGGAGCCTAGGATGGCTGCTTCTTTGCTTCGTCTTCATTTCCATGATTGCTTTGTTCAG GGTTGTGATGCTTCGGTACTATTGGACGATAGTGCAACAATAGCTAGTGAGAAAAGGTCAGTACCAAACAAGAATTCCATAAGAGGATTCGAAGTGATCGATGAGATTAAGGCTAAGTTGGAAGAAGCATGTCCCCACACTGTCTCTTGTGCTGACATTCTCGCTCTCGCTGCTCGTGGCTCCACTGTACTG AGCGGCGGACCCAATTGGGTGTTGCCACTAGGAAGGAGGGATTCAAGAACTGCTAGTCTAAGGGGCGCAAACAAAAACATTCCCCCACCAAACTCCACTCTCCTAAACCTTGTCACTTTCTTCAAACGTCAAGGTCTAGATGAAGTAGATCTTGTTGCTCTCTCAG gtGCACACACAATTGGGGTGGCAAGGTGCACATCGTTCAAGCAAAGGCTTTACAACCAAAATGGGAACAACCAACCGGACGCGAGTCTTGAGAAGACCTATTATTATGGTTTGAAATCAGTATGTCCAAGATCAGGTGGTGACAATAATATTTCTCCTTTGGATTTTGCTTCTCCTGTTAGGTTTGACAACACTTACTTCAAGCTCATACTATGGGGAAAAGGGCTTCTTACTTCTGATGAAGTGCTTTGGACTGGGAATGATAGGAAGACCATGGAGCTTGTTAAGAGTTATGCAGCCAACGAGGGCCTTTTCTTTCAGCATTTTGCCAAGTCCATGGTTAAGATGGGGAACATTACCCCTTTGACTGGATTCAATGGTGAAGTTAGGAAGAATTGTTGTAGAATTAATTAA